Within the Rosa rugosa chromosome 2, drRosRugo1.1, whole genome shotgun sequence genome, the region TCAGTTTTGATTTTCAACGTGCAGACTGATCAGCTGGACACTCGTTTAAAAGCAGTTAACTTAGTTGGAGACTTATTTTCACTGCCGGGCTCTACCATTTCAGAACCATTTCAGCCAattttttcagaatttttgaagAGGTTGACTGATAGAGTTGTTGAGGTTCGAATGTCAGTCCTTGAACATGTCAAGAGCTGTATGATGTCAAATCCTTTCAGAGCTGAAGCTCCCGAAATAATCTGTAGGTGCATCTgattttccctttttctttccAATATTCATGCTTGTCTTACACATGCTGATTTTAGTTGCTTTAACATTTTTTAGCTGCCCTCTGTGACCGGCTGTTGGACTTTGAAGAGAAAGTTAGGAAGCAAGTTGTTGCTGTAATTTATGATGTGGCATGTCATGACCTAAATTCCATTCCGCTAGAAACTGTACAACTTGTTGCCGAGCGCCTTCGAGACAAATCTGTATATATGCTTCTCCCAGTTTATATTTGTTTATGCTCATCTGATTTTTACTCTATTGTTATCCATAATACTCCATTTTCTTTCTCCAAATCTCAGGTACTTGTTAAAAAGTATACCATGGAGAGGCTGGCTGAGATATACAGGGTTTATTGTGCAAAGTGCTCTGATGGCTCGACCATTTCCAGTGAATTTGAGTGGATTCCTGGGAAGATTCTGAGATGTTTTTATGACAAAGATTTCAGGTAACCCTCTTTAagggtttttcattttttaaggCAACAGCCAAGTTTTCATGGTGCTGAATCACTGTTTATAGACTTGTGCCTTTTTTAATTGTACATGAACATCATGGAGAATTGACAGGTCATTCATGCTTGTAATGAACATCCTTgtgaatttttttccttttaataaTGTTTGTGTTTCATATAAGAAACACTACTCCTATATgtttgccccccccccccccccccccctctcctcCCTTTCCCCCCCtgttttccctttctttctttattggtTTACAGAAGCTATTTCTGCTTGTAATGATGTTTCTAATGGTTTTTAAGAATGATCAAAGCTCCTGGAGTGGAACTTGACAGCAGATGATTTATTCTAGTGGTAGCTTTAACTGCAGCAACTAAAATATTTACATTCAATTGTATGATGAACATCACATAAGATGATATATTCTAGTGGTAGTTTTAAAACCTGTTAGTGAGCTACTTCTTAGGTCTAAATTGTGAGCATGTAAAATTTTGCAGATCTGATACAATTGAAAATGTTCTTTGTGAGTCTCTATTCCCAACTGATTTCTCTACCAAAGATAAAGTTAAACATTGGGTAAGGGTCTTCTCAGTATTTGATAAAGTTGAGGTGAAGGCACTTGAGAAGATACTGGAGCAGAAGCAAAGGTAAATTGTTCTTGCTTGGCTTTGAACCCGGGCTATGACTTGCAATAAGCCTTTCACCTTTCCAATCTTGGTATTTGCTGAATTGTGCACTGATTTTCAGGGAATTTCCTCTTGGATTGATTGCAGGTTACTACAAGAGATGCAGAAGTATATGTCACTTAGGCAGGTGCATCAGGTAAGCAAATGTTGGAAGGCTAGTAAGTTTGAAATGCCATGTATGATATTCCAAGAAAAGTGACTGATTTTGATTACAGGATGGTGATGCTCCTGAGATCCAAAAAAAGATTCAGTTTTGTTTTCGTATAATGGCACGCTCGTTTGCTGACCCTGCAAAGGCTGAGGAAAATTTTCAGTTTCTTGATCAATTGAAGGATGCTAACATCTGGAAGATTCTAACGAACCTTGTTGATCCAAACACTAGCTTCCATCAAGCCCGAACTTTACGGGTAAGAATTAACATATTCATTGATTCGATAATTTTATCATATAATTAGAGGTAAAAGTGGTGAAAATGGTTTAGGCACTGGAGTTAATTTAGCAATCTGTACATACTATCAATGCACCTGGCAATCCCCGGTTGGTATCCATAGTCAAAGGCCTCATGCCTTACTCTCTTACTGCTATGCCACCAATAGCTGCCAGTCTCACCTTTTACCCTTCCCCACTTCCAACACACACGTAGACAAGTATATTAAATCTTGGGCTGTCATACATGTCTTAAAATTCCTGTTATGTCACATTGTTGTTGGTGTATGTCTATCCTCAACTTGTCATTTCTACTATTAAAAGCTAAGTCCAGTCTTTTTAAACTTGAAGTCAGGAGCCTAGTATGAGATTTAATTGTCTGACCCTAACCTGCTCTCACCTTTCTTGATTAGTACATAAAAAGCTTATTACGGTCGTACATAAAATGATAGTAATGCAGCCTTTCCTTCTTGCAGGATGAATTGCTTAAAATTTTGGGCGAAAAACACCGACTATATGACTTTCTTAGTACTCTCTCCGTGAAATGTTCTTATCTACTTTTCAACAAGGAGCATGTGAAGGAAATTCTTCTGGAGGTTGCCATGCACAGATCTACTGCAGATATACAATATAAGCTATCTTGTATGAATATTTTGGTGGTAATGACACATAATTTCTTGTCCCTTCTCTATAGATGAACCTATAGAATGTTTTTACTCAATAGTATCAGTACCATCTGCTGCTTCTCGCCTTACATTAGTGGCATCACTGTCTTCTTCACATCAGTATATCAGTATCTGTTACTTTTGTCTTTTGCTTCCCACTAATCTATATGTTATCATTTGAGTTAGGAAGTTTTACAATGTTTGTCTGGCCTCAAGTATAATAGTTACAATAGCTTGCAGTTTTTTCACAAAAGTTTAAGCTTAAGCCAATGTTATTCGAGTATTTTCAAGTGTCTGTTTCAAAATCTCCTTTGTTTTATTTCCAGATTCTTGCTCGCTTCAGTCCATTGCTACTTAGTGGAACAGAAGAGGAACTGGTAAATTTTCtcaaagatgatgatgaagctaTAAAAGAAGGAGTTTTGAATGTTTTAGCAAAGGCTGGTGGTACCATCCGGGAAAATCTTGCAGTGTTATCAAGGTTCGACTGTTAAATTCTTTAAACTATCAGATCATTCCTCTTTTATATATTGCTCATTATTACTTATTCTTCACTTGCAGTTCGATAGACCTTATATTGGAGAGGTTGTGCTTGGAGGGCAGTAGAAGACAGGCAAAATATGCTGTACATGCCTTGGCGGCTATAACAAAGGATGATGGGCTTAAATCACTTTCTGTTTTGTACAAGGTTTAAGATCATAATTACTTTATGCATCACAACTAGATCCCAttaatttgtaattttgtaGAACTTGATCATTGTGTTAGCAGTTGGGGTGTTGATGTTTTTAAATTTGCAGAGGCTTGTGGATATGCTCGAGGAGAAGACACATTTGCCTGCTGTACTACAATCTTTGGGGTGTATAGCTGAGACTGCAATGCCAGTCTTCGAAACTAGAGaaagtgaaattgaaaagtttatAATAGAGAAGATCCTAAAACTCAATGATGTATGCCTTTCAAACTTACTGTGTTGTGATTATTTGGTTATGACATCAGATAATTTGTTTTCTTATATATGGATGCTTTACTCTCAGAAACCAGGTGATAATAAGAAGGCATCTTGGGATGACAAAAGTGAGCTTTGTTCCTTAAAGGTTGGTCGATCTTGTGTTGATTTTATTCTTATGATTACCATATAAAATTCTGTGCTTAAGTTCTTTTTTGTATTAATGTTCCTCAATGAAATAAAAACAATATTTAGTCCCTTGTTAAGGATTTTATATATCGGATTCAAGCTGTATGCCTGTACCTGTTGATGTAATGCTTTTCTGAAAACTCCCTTTACTTTTTATATGTTGTTGTtgctattattattattttctataccctaaaccctattatatatatatatatatatatatatatatatatatatatatttttaacaTTCATCTATTTTGAGCTGTAGATATATGGAATTAAGACCTTGGTGAAAAGCTACTTGCCTGTCAAAGATGCTCAGGTTCGCCCCGGCATTGATGGTCTACTGGAAATATTAAGAAACACACTTTCTTGTGGAGAAATATCCAAAGACATAGAATCaaggtaataaaaaaaaaaaatttcttcctaGTTTATTGATCAATGTACTTGACTTTGTTCCTTGTAATATGAGGCGTAATTGATGTGAAGTCTTTTTTATGTACAGTTCAATTGACAAGGCCCATTTAAGGCTTGCTTCTGCAAAGGCCGTTCTCCGTCTATCAAAGCACTGGAATCATAAGATACCTGTTGATGTCTTCCACTTAACCTTGAAGGTTTCAGAGGTGGAGCTCTTGTATTCCAAGATTTTCTGTATTgctatattttttatttttgttgtgcTTTTTAtcaacttttgttttttttttgtttttgttttttattttcatgttCATGTAATAGCTACATGTCTCTTAGTCTTTATGTATTTGTGTTTTTGGCTGTTCTAGATTAGCTTCCCTCAAGCAAGGAAACTATTCCTTAACAAAGTTCATCAATACATAAAGGACCGGCTTTTGGATGCAAAATATGCTTGTGCATTCTTTTTCAACATATTTGGATCAAAGTCGGCAGAATTTCAAGAGGTAGCCATACTAATTTGATTTGTTGAGGGCAATTTTTCATTTACTGTGTTTAATGTGTTTATTGGCTgagttttggattttgtttaAAATGGCAGGAGAAACAAAATCTAGCTGACATTATTCAAATGTATCACCAAACAAAGGCTCGACATCTCTCTATTCAATCTGATGCTAATTCCTTGACTGCATATCCGGAGTACATCCTCCCTTACTTGGTTCATGCGCTTGCCCATCATTGTTGTCCTAATATTGATGAATCCAAGGATGATGTCAAAGCTTTTGAACTGATATACAGGTATTGTATTTTGTCTCAGTTAAATCATAGATACTATTCCCTATTCTTTTAGTTACGCAACAACAGAGAATACACAACAACTACTTGTTTGTGAATTGGACTTAGTCACTTCCCACTTACAAAGGGGaaacttatgccactagaccaaacgGTACTGGGCAGATAAGATTTTATCTGAAGTAGCTGTCTTTGAATCTCTGGAGGCTAAACTTGAATTACGTGCCTTTTTGTTAGCACATGCATGTTGGTATAGATAATTTTTCATACATATACACTGGCAAAGATTTTGGAGCTTGAGTGATCGAGCTACACCAGACTGAATAATTTGGATTTACAGGCTTTTAATAATTAATAATCTCTTGACTTTCGAAATGCTCAGTTTCACTGAATTTGTCATCTTCTGTACTTTTCAGGCAATTGCACTTAATTCTGTCTATGTTGCTACATAGAGATGAAGATGCCAAGTTGGAATCAGGTAGCAACATTGAAAAGGAGGACCTTTCTGCTATAGTCTCTATCTTTCACAGTATCAAGACCTCTGAAGATATATATGATGCAGCGAAGTCAAAGGTTGTGTATAGTATATCTCTTGTTCATATTGTTTGCTTTTACACAGCTACATAAGCATATTCGATCATTGACTCCTCCCAGTTTCAAGCTTACATCTGTAATAATTTGAACTTGCAGAATTCACATGCTATTTGTGACCTGGGGCTGTCAATTACCAAGCGCTTAGCCCCAAAGGAAACTGATTTACAAGTGTTGACTGCATCAGTTCCTTTGCCTTCTATGCTGTATAAACCGTATGAGAAAAAGGAAGGAGATGATTCAGTGGTATGGAATATTATTTCTTTACCCTTTCTGGATGTGACATGTAATGATCAAATACTCTCACCTTTCTGCTATATTTAATTATGTACTCCATGTGTTTGATAGGCTATTGAAGCACAAACGTGGTTGGCTGATGACAGTGTGCTGACTCACTTTGAATCACTTAAGTTAGACACTACTGAAACGGTATGTTATCCTGTGGAAGGACACTTGTGATCTCTTATAATATGCTATTATATTTGGTTCCCCTCTGATCTTTAGTGACTATGCACTGCTTCTTTTGTCACCACAGGGAATTTCCATAATTGCTGAGGATGAAGTTCTGATAGATGGTGAAAAAGATGGAAATGAAGTTCCTTTGGGAAAAATTATAAAGCACTTGAAGTCTCAGAAGATCAAGGCTAAAAAGGTGAAAAAGAACAAGGTTTCATCTGCTAATCCAGAGAAGGCTGAGAATGATGTTGATATCTTGAATATGGTCCGGGAGATAAATTTGGATAACTTGGGAGAATCAAGTAAGTTTGAATCAAGTAATGGTCATGAAAATCTGCCTGGCAAGAAATCAAGAATAGATACAACGCACCAAAAGGGTAACAAAAGAAAAGCTAGTGATGGAGCATCTGTTCCAGTACCTAAACGGAGGAGGTCATCCTCCACTCATAGTGCTATCAAATCTCCCAGAAGTACATCAAAGTCTCCTTTAAGCGCTTCACTTGATGATTCACACAATGTAAGAATTTCATCATTTCAATACATTGTCATAACTTCTGAGGCCTATCCTAAGTTCCTGACTGTAAAGATAAATGTTTATGCAGAGAAAATTGGGTGAAAGCATGGAGTCAGCTTTGTTGGTATCGTGCATCCGGAAGAATGCTACCTCCTCATCAAAACGTAAAGGCAGAGCTTCAGATCCTGGTCTTCATGATGAGGAAAATGAAGTAGGAGAAGACAGTGACCGTGACGTGAGTTCTTATTATTGAATCACATATTTTTGGACCGAAAGTCACGTGCCTTCAATGTTCCGCTAGCTGTCAGCATGATAATATACTCTCTCTCTGTATTTCAGGAGCCCAATGTGCTTGAGACTGGCAAGAAGGACCCAAATAGTGAGTACCAGTCTCCCACAAGACCCATCAAGAAGCTGAAAAGAAAAAGCATGTCAGGATCTGCAAAGGTGAGTTGATTCAGCCCTTCTGAACAAGCCTAATagtctgaaaagaaaaaaaaattaaataaacaaacTAACAAATTAGTGGTGATCTCATCAACTGGATAAGCCTCTTTATATTTTTGAACTGATGCAACTTTCATACTTTCTGTAGTCCAAATTCAAGGAAGGTGGAAAAGATATCGAAGACTTGATTGGCTGCAGAATAAAAGTGTGGTGGCCTATGGATAGGAAGTGAGTGCTTATATGCTGACAATAAATACAGGAGGCTTCTCTCCTTGTTGTTTATTAGCAAAGAATATTCTCAAGTTTTACTTAGACTTTATCATACTAGTAACTGCAACAATTTGATTATTAACTATCATGTAAGTAAGGACAACAGTACTCTATTGACTTATTTTACCGGCAAAATCTGCAGATTTTATGAAGGGACGGTGAAGTCTTATGATACACTAAAGAGAAAGCATGTGGTAAGTTACAACTTCTCGCTTGTGTTCTCTTATAATGTTAGATTACATGATGTAAAGTTCACTATAATTGACTTTCATCATTGATGGAAGGTACTTTATGCGGATGGTGATGTAGAAGTGCTTCGGCTAGAAAAGGAACGGTGGGAGCTCGTTGACAATGGTCGCAAGCCCACAAAGGTCTGAAAAGTTTTTTTATCGTAAATCTGCTCTTTAGCTTTTTGTCCTTTCCAATAAAGGAATTAGTGCCGACATATTTCTGACACATAACACGTCTTGTCATTTACAGAAGTCAAATTCTTCAAAGAAATCCCCTTCAAAAGAAGTGTAAGTATATTCTTTCTGATACCAACTTCTTAGAAGGTTTTTCAAAATGATTGAAAAAGGGAGAATCATTGCTGGGCTTTTATGGAATATTAGTGCGTCCCTGGGCATTATCTCTTCATGTTCTTACCTTCCTTTTATTGTTACAGGACACCTGGTCAAAAAAGTAAAAGTATGGGTAGTTCTAGTAAGAGCAAGAAATCCTCTAAAACGTGAGTGAAACGCGCATCGTTGGTGCTTGCCTGAGAATTTTATTTTACTTACTAATGGAAGTTGtgaattgattgattttgattttccaGAGTTAAGAAGAAAAGAACACCGAGTAAAAACTTGGACGGGAAAAAGGGTGGATCAAAGAGAAAACAGTGGGGAAGTAGGGAAAGAGAGAGTTCTGATGTGTCGAATATTGAGCCTAATTTGGTCTCTAAAGTGGATGAAATGAACTCAGGTAAGGTTTCTTGCATGGCTGATGCACGTCAGTTCCTCAGCCAAGCAGCAATTACACATATTTAAACTTGGCGTCTATAAAATCAGTCTTTCCGTTTGCAGGTAGTTCAGGAGGTGCTGAAAGAAAGGATGTGAATGTGTCAGATGAGGTGGACTCTGACAAGGAAGTGAAGTCAGTTTCCAAAGGAAATCTGCTGGAAGAGGCAGAAAGTCCAAATCCAAATATTGAGGACTCTGATGAAGAGATGCCTGATTCTGAAGTGAGGCCTGCTGGAGATATGGACAGCATCGGACAAAATACTGAAAATACAGTTGACGAGAAGCTTCCTTCAGAAGAGAAACAAACAGATGAATTAAATAGATCTTCCTCGAGAGAGGATAATGAGGAAGAGTCGTCAGATTCTGAAGGgagtaaagaaaaaaatgatgtCCATGGTGACCGTACAAAACTGAAGAAACCCCATGTACCTGTGGAGCCCTCAAGCCCTTCTGATGCTGGGGATCTTGAACTTTCCGATGATGAACCCcttgtactctctctctctccggcctTGCTAGCTTAGTGCTTTACTAGAATGAAGTTTTGTTTGTGGTTTTTTAgttttaacttctttttttttcccctggATGCAGAGCAATTTTACACTCCGTGTAGGGAAAAGAGCTTCAAAGAGAGTACGATAAGTGGTTCAGCAACTTTTACGAGCTAGGCTGTGGGTATGAAGAGTATAGTGTTATCCGTGCAGTCTCTTGTTTTGGCGTGGGGCGGCAGACAGCAAAAGAAGATGAAAGACATTCAACAATGGGAAGGAGCAGCTCTTATGTAGAATGTAAAAATAACAGTAGGCATCCCACTCTAGGTAGAAGATGTTAGTGCGCGTGTAACAATGTTGGGGCGACATTTTGCAAGTGACAATGTACCACTAGTGATAGTTGATAGGTTTTGACGTATGATTGATGGGCCGTAGTAGTCATAATCTTAGCTTCAGTGGCTCACATGTACAGTTATACGTGGGGAATAATCATATGCTCTCTGTTTGAATTCTAATGTCCATGAAACAATACTTGGACTGCCTACTTTTGTGTAGCTTTGAGTTTGATTTACCATTCGTTTGCTTGTGCAGTTACATGTAATGTAATTGcctggattggattggattgctTTTTGGAACTGAATAATTTGCACACAAGGAGACATGGTAATACCAGCAGTCAAGACGTGTTGGCCGATCTGGCAAACGAGTTGGCTGTGACCATTATGTCTTCGGCTTCAAAGATTAATTTGACCATCCATCTCTGTTCATAGGGTCAGAGTATTCTATTTTAGTGACAAAACCTAAT harbors:
- the LOC133730034 gene encoding sister chromatid cohesion protein PDS5 homolog A, producing MAQKVEQQLKEVGSKLETPHSSKDALVKLLKQAQLCLSELDQSPPASTLESMQPFLNAIVKPELLKHQDRDVKLLVATCICEITRITAPEAPYSDDVLKDVFHLIVGTFSGLKDTSGPSFGRRVVILETLAKYRSCVVMLDLECDDLVIEMFSTFFAVARDDHQETVLSSMQTIMIVLIEESEDLQEDLLFVILSVLGRKRSDINVAARRLAMNVIEQCAGKLESGIKQFLISSMSGDNKSTSHQIDYHEVIYDVYRCAPQIVSAVVPYLTGELLTDQLDTRLKAVNLVGDLFSLPGSTISEPFQPIFSEFLKRLTDRVVEVRMSVLEHVKSCMMSNPFRAEAPEIISALCDRLLDFEEKVRKQVVAVIYDVACHDLNSIPLETVQLVAERLRDKSVLVKKYTMERLAEIYRVYCAKCSDGSTISSEFEWIPGKILRCFYDKDFRSDTIENVLCESLFPTDFSTKDKVKHWVRVFSVFDKVEVKALEKILEQKQRLLQEMQKYMSLRQVHQDGDAPEIQKKIQFCFRIMARSFADPAKAEENFQFLDQLKDANIWKILTNLVDPNTSFHQARTLRDELLKILGEKHRLYDFLSTLSVKCSYLLFNKEHVKEILLEVAMHRSTADIQYKLSCMNILVILARFSPLLLSGTEEELVNFLKDDDEAIKEGVLNVLAKAGGTIRENLAVLSSSIDLILERLCLEGSRRQAKYAVHALAAITKDDGLKSLSVLYKRLVDMLEEKTHLPAVLQSLGCIAETAMPVFETRESEIEKFIIEKILKLNDKPGDNKKASWDDKSELCSLKIYGIKTLVKSYLPVKDAQVRPGIDGLLEILRNTLSCGEISKDIESSSIDKAHLRLASAKAVLRLSKHWNHKIPVDVFHLTLKVSEISFPQARKLFLNKVHQYIKDRLLDAKYACAFFFNIFGSKSAEFQEEKQNLADIIQMYHQTKARHLSIQSDANSLTAYPEYILPYLVHALAHHCCPNIDESKDDVKAFELIYRQLHLILSMLLHRDEDAKLESGSNIEKEDLSAIVSIFHSIKTSEDIYDAAKSKNSHAICDLGLSITKRLAPKETDLQVLTASVPLPSMLYKPYEKKEGDDSVAIEAQTWLADDSVLTHFESLKLDTTETGISIIAEDEVLIDGEKDGNEVPLGKIIKHLKSQKIKAKKVKKNKVSSANPEKAENDVDILNMVREINLDNLGESSKFESSNGHENLPGKKSRIDTTHQKGNKRKASDGASVPVPKRRRSSSTHSAIKSPRSTSKSPLSASLDDSHNRKLGESMESALLVSCIRKNATSSSKRKGRASDPGLHDEENEVGEDSDRDEPNVLETGKKDPNSEYQSPTRPIKKLKRKSMSGSAKSKFKEGGKDIEDLIGCRIKVWWPMDRKFYEGTVKSYDTLKRKHVVLYADGDVEVLRLEKERWELVDNGRKPTKKSNSSKKSPSKEVTPGQKSKSMGSSSKSKKSSKTVKKKRTPSKNLDGKKGGSKRKQWGSRERESSDVSNIEPNLVSKVDEMNSGSSGGAERKDVNVSDEVDSDKEVKSVSKGNLLEEAESPNPNIEDSDEEMPDSEVRPAGDMDSIGQNTENTVDEKLPSEEKQTDELNRSSSREDNEEESSDSEGSKEKNDVHGDRTKLKKPHVPVEPSSPSDAGDLELSDDEPLSNFTLRVGKRASKRVR